In Deltaproteobacteria bacterium, the sequence AGGTACTCGGCGTCCCCGTCGACACCGTCATCGGCAAGGATGATACGGCATTCTTCTCGCCCGACACCGCGCGCGAGATCATGACCCGCGACCGCGACGTCATGTTCGCGGGCGAAACGCAAACCTACGAGGAAGTCGGAACCATTGCGGGGACGACCCGTACCTACCTCTCCACGAAAGGGCCGTACCGTGATCCGAGCGGAAACGTCATCGGATTGTTCGGCATCTCGCGGGACATCAGTGAGCGCAAGCGCGCTGAGGAAGCGTTGCGTGAGAGCGAAGAGCGCTTCCGAGCCGTCGCCGAGACGGCCAAGTCTGCGATCTTCATCCAAGGCGAGACCTTCCGCTACGCGAATCCTGCCACTGAAGCCATCACCGGATACTCGCAGACCGAGATCCTGAAGATGAATTTCTGGGACGTGCTCCATCCGGACTTTCGAGAACAGGTACGGATCCTTCCGTTTGCGCAGCCGCCCGATGAGCCAAGGGTACGGCACTCGGAGATCAAGATCAGTACCAAAAGCGGCGAAGCACGCTGGCTTGACGCGGCCGGGGCGATCGTGGAGATCGGCGGACAACCGGCTGTGCTCGGGATCGCGTTCGACATTTCCGAACGCGTGCGCGCGACCGAAGCGCTGCAGGCCAGCGAGGAACGCTATCGCGAACTAGTGGAGAACGCCGAGGATATCATCTTCTCAATCGATCCAACCGGACAGATCACATCGATCAACCAGGCGGTGGAAGGGATCACTGGCTACACCCGTGCCGAAGCCATGGCGATGAACTTCGTCTCGGCGATTGCCCCCGACCAGCTCGCGCACGCGCAAGAGGCCTTCCTGCGCCAACTGCAGGGCAACAAGACCCCGGCCTTCGAACTCGACCTGATCGGAAAGCACGGGCAGCGCATCACGTTCGAAGTAACCTCCAGCACGCAGTATCGGGAGAGTGTAGCGGTGGCGATCGACGGCATTGCGCGCGACATCACCGAACGACGGCGCGGGGAAGCCGAGAAGGCGGCGCTGCTCGAAGTCGCTCGCGACATCAGTGGGACGCTCGATTTCTCCGAGCTGCTCGCACGCGTGCAACGACGCACCGCTCAAGTGCTGCCGTGCGATGCGGTCATCACTTTCTCGTGGGACAACGCGCAGCAAGCCGAGCGCGCCATTTCGCATTGTGGCATGGCCCCGCATTCGGCGGCCGACCTCGACGCGCTCACGTTCGGGCAGCCCCTGTTCAGCGACCAGGAGCGCGCTGCCGAGGCGCTGGTGATCAATGACATTCACGCTCAGCCGTGGGTTCCGGTCGAGATCTGTGAACGCTTTCATATTACCGCCCTCATCGCCGCACCGTTGCACATGCGCGACAGGCAGTTCGGCACGTTGGTCGCCTTCAGCCGTTCCCCCGGCCACGCGTTCAGTGCGCGCCAGGCGGAGCTGCTCGACGCCATCGCGCGCCAGCTGGCGGTCGCCATCGAGGCCAGCGAATTGTATGAGGCATTGGAGGAAGAAGCGGCGGTCTCCAGCGCCCTCGCCCGTGTCGGACAAGAATTGATCGGGTCGCTCGATCACGGCGTGCTCGTCGATCGCTTGTGTCGACTCACCCGTGAGGTGTTGGGGTGTGACTACAGCCACGCCTATCTGTTGCACCGGAACGGCGAGGTGTTCGTGCCCTCGGGCAACGCTGGCGATCCGATGGAGCAGTGGGACGCGTTCCGCGTACTGCATCTGCCACGGACTCACCTGGTCAAGCTGCTCGAGCGGATCGAGCGCGATGAGGTGGCGCAGGTGGTCAACGATGAACCGGCCGATTTGCTACTGGGTGAACGGCCGAGTCTCTTCGGGGTCACCGTGACCATGTTCCTGCCGCTGCGCCACGGCGGCCAGATTTTCGGGCTGCTCACTGCGGGCTATCGCGGCCGACTCTTGCCGTTCAGCGAGCAGCAGCAACGTACCGCGCGAGGGGTCGCGCAACTCGCGTCCGTCGCGCTCACCAACGCCCACCTGGTTGAGGAGCTGGCGCGAGCGAACCGACTGAAGTCAGACTTCGTCGCCACCATGTCGCACGAGCTCCGGACGCCGCTGAACATCATCATGGGATACCATGATCTCCTGCTCGATGGCGCGTTCGGGCCGCTCGCACCGGAACAGGCCTCGCGCCTCCGGCGCGCCGACTACAGCGCGCGTCAGCTCCTCGAGTTGATCAATGCAACACTCGATCTCAGTCGACTGGAATCGGGGCGAGTACCGCTGGATCTGCGCGAGACAGGTCTAGGTGATCTGTTAGCCGAGGTCGACAACGAGCTGCGCGAGTTGCGGCAGCAGAAGCCGAGCGTCCAGTTCGTTTCGCACTTGGCGCCCGAGTTGCCGTCGCTACAAACCGATCCGCTCAAGTTGAAGGTCGTGGTAAAAAATGTGATCGCCAACGCGTTGAAGTTCACGCCTCGAGGTCAGGTGAGTCTCGAAGCGCACGCGCGTGATGGGGGCGTGGAGATCAATGTCGCCGACACTGGCGTCGGTATCGCGCCGGAGTCACTAGGGGTGATCTTCGAACCGTTTCGCCAGGTAGACGGCTCGTCCACGCGCCGCTACGGCGGGGTTGGGCTTGGCCTGTACGTGGCGCGCCGCTTGGTAGACATGCTGGGCGGGACAATCACCGTCGACAGCGAGGTCGATCGCGGCTCGACCTTCCACATCTGGGTACCGACCGACACCCGCTCGGCGCGGCAAGCGGAGACCGGGTGACGCCAAGCGGCGGCCGACGATATCCGCTCAGCTCAACTCCTTGCTCGAGTAGCCCAGAATCCGGCGCGCGATGATGAGCAGATTGATCTGTTGGGTACCTTCGAAGATGTCGTTGATCTTGGCATCGCGCATCCACTTCTCGAGCAGGATCTTGCGCGAGTAGCCGATCGGTCCCAGCAGCTCGACGGCCTTTTGCGTCACTTGAGTGACCGCGAGCCCCGCCTTCGCCTTGCACATCGAAGCTTCCAAGTTGTTCTGCATTCCTTGGTCCATCATCCAACATGCGCGCCACGTGAGCAGGCGCGCGGCTTGGAGGTTGGCCTCCATATCCATGAAATCGCGCTCGATGGTGGTGAGGGTGTGCGCGGGTGCGCCGTAACGAATGGCGACGCCTTCCTTGGCGAGCGCCTCGCGGGTGTAGTCGAGCGCCGCGCGGCCGATGCCCAACGCGCTCGCGGCGACGATCGGACGCGTCGAGTCGAAGGTGGCCATGACTCCCTTGAAACCTTCGGTAGTTTTTTTCACCTCGGCGGTACCGAGCAAATTGTTGAGCGGGATGCGGCAGTCCTCGAACACGATGGTGGCGGTGTCTGAGGCGCGGATGCCCATCTTCTTTTCGAGGCCGGTGACGGTCATGCCGGACGTGTGGTGGTCGACGACGAAGGCCTTGATCCCGCCGCGGCCGGCGGACTTGTCAACGGTGGCCCAGACGACCACAAAGCCTTCCGATTTCTCGACCGCCATATAGCCGCTGGTGCAAAAGATCTTGGTGCCGTTGAGCACCCACTGGTCACCGTCGCGCACCGCGGTGGTGGTGATCGCGGCAGAGTCGGAACCGCAGCTCGGCTCGGTGATCGCCATCGCCCCCCACTTGGGTGCGCCTTCCTTGAAGCGCGCGAGGAAGCGCTCCTTCTGCTCAGGCGTGCCGGCGGCCATCACCGCGGCGCCGCCGAGGCCGGGGTTGGGGATGCTCAGATAGAGGCCAGCATCGCCCCACGACAGCTCTTCGATCGTGACCGCGGCGCCGAGGCTGCGGGTGGCAGGACCATCTTTTTTCGCCGCCTTGCCATCGCCGCCGATGCTGACCGGACTCATCTTCGATGCGTTCCACATCATATCGAAGAACTCCATCGGCTTGTCGTGCTCGTGCTCATCGTATTCGCGCGAAATGGGTCGCATCGCCGATTCCGCCAGCATGTGAATCATGTCGCGGCTGCGTGCGATGTCGGCGGACAATTCGAAGTCGATCATGGTGACCTCCGTTTTCTCACTCTCGTACATTCGGGACCCGTGAAAACCACGGTCCTCTAGATCATTACCAGACCCTCGAAGGTGGCGATGCCACGCCCGTTGCGCGCCCACAACTCGACCGGATGCTCGCGAATATAGCCGTGGCCGCCAAGCACCTGCACGGCGTTGTCGGTGACCTTCATCACCATGCTGGCGGCGTAGTGTTTGGCGAGTACCGCCTCGCGGGTGGCGTCTTCACCACGATCGATCTTCCACGCCGCTTCCCAGGCGAGTAACCGGGTGGCGTCGATCTCGATCGCCATCTCGGCGAGCATGAACGCGATCGCTTGCTTCTGCGCGATGGCGACGCCGAAGGCTTTGCGGTCTTTGGCGTAGTCGCGCGCGTACTCGAAGGCGGCGCGCGCCACGCCGACCGCCAGCGCGGCCAAGCCCACGCGCGAGCGGTTCATCAACGCGGGGAAATCGCACGCCAGTTGGTTGGCCGCCGGCACCGTGCACTTGTCGAAATCCATCTCGGTGGTTTCGAGCGCCTTGATACCCATGTTCTGCTCACGCTCGATACGGACGATGCCCGCGGCGCCCTTGTCGACGAGAAATCCGCTGGCCACGCCGTCGCTGGTCCGTGCGTAGACCAACACCTGTTCAGCACTGCCACCAATGGGGACAAAGCACTTCGCACCGCTGAGGGTGAAGCTGCCGTCGCTGCGCTGCGCGGTCGTACTTAGCTGGGCGAGGTCGAAACCGAAGCGCGGCTCCATCACCGCGGCAGTCGCGGCCCGAAATTGATTCGCGCCGAATGCCGGCAGGATGCGCTGTTGCTGTTCGGGCGTGCCGGCGAGAATGATCGGATAGAGCAGCAGCCGCGGCGCCAGCAGATGAAGGGCAATCGCGAGATCGCCCCACGCGAGTTCCTCCGCCACCAGCGCGCCGCTGATCGCCGAAATGGGCTCGCCGGCCCCGCCGTGCGCTTCCGGGATCACGCTCTGCACCAGCCCCAATCCCCAGCCTTGCTGAATCAGCGCGCTCGGGATCGCACCGGTCTCGTCCGCCTCGTGGGCGGCCGGACGGATCTGTTCCTGGGCGAAGCTCGCGACCGTGTCGCGAATGAGCTGTTGGTCTTCGCTCGGTTGGAAACTCACCATGGTTAGCTCCTCCTCCCGCGCGGCTTTGCGGGCGCCGCGGCACGTGTGCGGCGATGATTGTGATTCGAGTGCGAGTCGGCGGCGAGCCAGCCGAGGTACTGCTCGATGAATGCGTCGAGTGTGGCCTGCAGCGAGATCGCCTTCGTATCCTGATAGTACTGGATCTCCGCCCCCATGACGGCACCGGCGTACACTTCGGCGGCAACCGCGGCATCGACGTTGGGGCGGAATTCTCCGTGGCGTTGCCCACTCTGCACCAGGGTTCGCAAGAACGTCCTGAAGCGCTGCATCATGGCCCGGAACTCCGCCGACAACGGCGCGTTGGTGTCGAGCGCTTCGACCATCAGCGTGATGATCATGCGCCGGTGATTGCTCTTGGTGGCGTGGTCGAGACACACCTGCGCAACCTGCCGCAAGCGCTCGGCTGCGGACGTCACCGCCCGCACCTCGCCGACCACGCGGTTCTCCCACTGTCCGACCCGGCTTTTGACCGCCTCGAAGAGCAGCTCGCCTTTGTCTTTGAAGTGATAGTACAGCGCGCCCTTCGTCACCCCCGCCTCGCGCGCGATGCGGTCGATCGAGGTCGCCTGGTAACCGAAGCGTGCGAAGCAATCGATGGCGACATCGAGCAGCTCACGCCGCGATTCGCCGCCTCGGCTCTGCGCTGTCGCCTGCATACTGAACGTTCAGTATGCTGATTTGACGCCCCGTGTCAATGGGATTGTTCGCCGCCGACACGGGTTGGCGCACCCCGAATTGACTCGCCGTCAGCCCGGACATAAGCGTGGCGGCGATGACGATGAGGGCGGATGACTGGATCGCGGCCGAGTTGGCGCGCCGCGAGGCGGCCGGACTGCGGCGCGCGTTGCGCTGGATCGAGTCGGCGCAGGACGCCTGGGTTACGCTCGACGATCGGCGCGTGCTGATGCTGTGCTCGAACAATTACCTCGGTCTCGCCAATCATCCAGCGGTAGTCGAAGCCGCGTGCGCGGCTGCGCGCGATCAAGGATTCGGAGCGGGGGCGTCACGATTGGTTTCGGGCTCGATGCGTGCGCATCGTGAGCTTGAAGAGCGGCTCGCGGCCTTCAAAGGCACCGAAGCGGCGATCCTGTTCAACTCAGGGTACCACGCCAACGTCGGCGTGATCGCGGCGCTGGTTGGCGACGGCGATCTCGTGTGCAGCGACGCACTCAATCACGCCAGCCTGATCGACGGTTGCCGCCTCTCGCGAGCGCAGTTGCGAGTCTACGGACATTGCGACCTCAGCCAACTCGAGAGCGCGCTGCGCACGCCGGCGCGGCGCAAGTTGATCGTCACCGATTCGGTGTTCAGCATGGATGGTGACATCGCGCCGCTGCGCGAGATCGGCGCACTGGCCGAGCGTCACAGCGCCATGGTGATGGTCGACGAGGCACACGCCACCGGCGTGCTCGGCCCATCGGGTGCCGGCGCGGTCGAATTGTTGGGCGTCAAGGATGCAATGACCGTCCAGATGGGGACGCTCGGCAAGGCGCTCGGCTCGTTTGGCGCCTTCGTTGCTGGCAGCCGCCAGCTCATCGACTTCCTCGTCAACACGGCGCGCAGCTTGATTTACACCACCGCGTTACCTCCACCGGTGGTCGCCGCGGCAGCAGCGGCGCTGATGGTGGTTGAGACCGAGCCGACCCGCCGCGCGCGTGCGCTGGCCAACGCAGCACACTTGGCCGCAGGTGTGCGCGCGCTCGGCTTCGCGGTGGCTGCCGAAGGTACGCCGATCGTTCCAGTGCTCATCGGCGATGCGAGCGAGACGATGCGCGATTGCGAACAGTTGCTGCTCGATGGCGTGTTCGTGCAAGGCATCCGGCCACCGACAGTGCCCGTCGGCACGTCGCGTCTGCGCGCGACAACCATGGCGACGCACCGGCCGGACGAGATTGAAGGGGCGCTTGCCGCCTTCGCGCGTGTCGCCGGCCAGCGCAGCGTCGCCCACGCATGACGACCTTCCCCGAACCGACGGGGTTCTTCGAACTCGCCGAGTGGGATCACAAGTATCTCTGGCACCCGTTCACGCAGATGCGCGATTGGCTCGCGCAAGAACCGCTGATCATCGTGCGCGGCGAGGGCAACTATCTCATCGACGCGCAGGGTCGACGCTACATCGATGGCGTATCTTCGTTGTGGTGCAACGTTCACGGCCATCGCAAGGCGGAACTCGACACGGCATTGCACGCGCAGATCGATCGCATCGCCCACACCACGATGCTCGGCCTTTCCAACGTGCCGGCAATCGAACTGGCGCGGCGGCTGATCGCGATCGCGCCGGCCGGATTGACTCGCGTCTTCTACTCCGACGCCGGCGCGACTGCGGTCGAGATCGCACTCAAACTCGCGTATCAATATTGGCAACTCAAGGGCCAGCCGCAGCGAGACACGTTCGTGTCGCTTACCGAGTCGTACCATGGTGATACGCTCGGCGCGGTCAGCGTCGGTTATTCGGAGGCCTTCCACCGCTACTTCAAGCCGCTGCTGTTCCCCTGCGAGCGGCTCAATCCACCTCACGTGTTCCGCTGGCAGCGTGGCGCGTCGGAGCCGCAGGCCCTGGCGATGGCCGTACAAGAAGCGGCGGAGCTGTTCACCGATCGTGGCGATCACATCGCGGCGTTGATCATTGAGCCAATGATGCAGGGTGCCGCGGGCATGTGGAGCCAACCCCAAGGCTACCTGGCTGCGTTGCGCGAGCTGACTCACAAGGCCGGCACATTGTTGATCTGCGATGAGGTGGCCACCGGCTTCGGCCGCACCGGGAAGATGTTCGCGGTCGAACACGACCGTATCAGTCCCGATATCCTGTGCGTGGGTAAGGGCATCACTGGCGGCTACCTGCCGCTGGCAGCGACGCTGACCTCGGAGGAAATATTCGCCGCGTTCCTCGCGCCGTACCAAGACTTCAAAACCTTCTTCCATGGGCACACGTACACCGGCAATCCGCTCGGCTGTGCCGTGGCGCTCGCCAACTTGGAGCTGTTCGACAACGAGCGGGTCATCGATCGGGTGGCCAGCCGCTCCGCGCAACTCGCCCAGATTTTGCGTTCGGATTTTGCTCGCCTCGCGCACGTCGGCGACATTCGCCAGTGGGGACTGATGGTCGGAATCGAATTGGTTCGAAACGTGGCCACGCGCGCACCCTACGACCCAGCGGATCGGGTCGGGGCGCGCGTGGTCGAACGAGCCCGCGCCCTCGGCGTGATCCTGCGCCCGCTCGGCAACGTGATCGTGCTCATGCCGCCACTGAGCATCACCGCTCACGAGCTGGTGACCCTGTGTCACGTGACCCGCCAGGCGATAGACGAGGTGACGCGTTAGGTCGCATAGCGTCGCGTTCGTAACACCTGCAAAGTTTTAGTCACTTTTTGCGCACACAACCGTCCAGTTCACAGGACAGTTTGCTGGGTACGGCTCAGTGCGGCTCGCCGGTCGAGGTACGGCATGAGCATTGCTGCTTCGTCGAGTACGGCGGAGGATAAAGATGCAGCCCCCATTTGCAGAAGTCATCGGGTTTGAAGGCGACGATCTCCTTGAGTTGGATCGGCTCCCCGGCGTTCCGCTCCTCGGGTTCCTGTCTGGAACCGTGATCAGCCTCGGATTGTGGGCGCTGATCAGTTGGGTGGCGCTCCATCTGGTCGCCTGAGCATCCGTTTCCTTTCGAGCGTCATCTGTTACAAAGGGCTGGTCGCCGGACGAGCCCGTGCCTTCTCCCAACACGATTCTCATCACTGGTACCGACACGGGGGTCGGGAAGACCACCGTCGCCGCCGGATTGGCCGCTGCGCTGCGGACCCAAGGAACCCGCGTCGGGGTCCTCAAGCCGGCGGAAACTGGTTGTGCGCTCGCCGTCACCGGCGAGCGCATTGCCATCGATGCTCAACGGTTAGCGTTTTTCTCGGGCTGTGATGCGGCCGACGACCTCATCTGCCCGTACCGCTTTCGCGATCCGCTCGCGCCCCGCGTGGCCGCCGAACGGGAGGGACGGACAATCGACATCAACGTCATCGCAACCGCCAACGAACACCTCGCTGCCACTCACGACGTGGTGTTGGTGGAAGGCGCCGGTGGTCTGCTGGTCCCGCTTGTTGATGCCTTCACGTTCGCCGACCTATGTCGGCGGCTGCACGGACGCTTGGTGGTCGTGGTCGGCAACAAACTCGGCGCGATCAATCACGCATTGCTCACCCTGCGGCACGCGCAACAGGTTGGCTTGCCGCTCGTCGGCTACGTGGTGAATGCGCTGACTCCAACTCACGATCTGGCCGCAGAGACGAACGTCGGCCTGCTGCATGAGCTGCTCGGGCCACCGCTCGGCGTGATCCCCTGGCTCGGCGCGGTGAACCAAACTGCGGCCGACCGCGAACGTCTCGCCCGGTTGTTCGCCGACCGCGTCGATCTCAACGCGTTGCGCTGACTCTATCGTCGCAGCGCGGCGGCAATGACGGCTTGATAGACGACTTTCAGCGGTACCCGTTTCTCGTTCGCCAGCCGGCGGCAGTCTTCGTACTCGGGAGCAACATTCTCGCGGCCGTCGGGGCCGCGCGCGATCTTCACGCTGGCGGTTCCAAATTCCGTCGTGACCTGTATCGTTTCGCGCGGCAGGATCTGGCGTCGCACCGCGTGATAACGCACGCCAATCGCCGTGGTCTCAGCGAAAATGATCGCGGCCAATCGCTCGCGATCGATCTCGGTACACAACACGTTGAGCACGATGCCAGGGCGATTTTTCTTCATGTGCACCGGCGTTAGGTACACGTCGCGCGCGCCGCCGGTGAGCAGGCGCTCGATGACATGGTCGAAGAGTTCGGGGTTCGCGTCGTCGATGTTGGTGGCGATCAGCACGAGTTCGTCTTCACCGAGCGCAGCAATCGACTCACCCAGGACAAGGCGCAAGACGTTGGGCCGGTCGGCGAGACGGCGAGTACCGGCACCGTAGCCGACGGCCGTGATGCGCATCGGTGGCGCGCTCGATCGCGCAAGTGCGGCAACAATCGCGGCGCCGGTCGGCGTCACCAGCTCGCCTTCGCCATCTTCGGCGCGGACCGGCAGCCCACGCAGCAATTCGACCGTCGCCGGCGCTGGCACCGGCAGCGGCCCGTGTTGCGTGTGCACGATGCCCGAGCCGAGCGGTAACGGCGACACGTATGCCGCTTCGATGCCGAGCGCCGCGAAGCCGATCGCCGTGCCGACCACATCGACGATCGCGTCGACCGCGCCGACTTCGTGGAACTCGACATCATCCGACGCGATGCCATGGACGCGTCCCTCGGCCTCCGCCAGCCGCGTGAAGATCGCCAGCGCTGTGGTCTTCACCGCGGCACTGAGCCCGCTGTCGTGGATCAGCGCGCGAATGGTGCGAAATGGACGGTGATGATGCGCGTGCCCGTGATCATGATGATCATGCACATGGACCGAAAACTGAGTCGCCCCGATGCCGTTGACCTGCACCTGGGCGGCGTCCAACTCGTAGCCGGCGACGGGTAGTTGCTGCAATTCCGCTTTGAGTCGATCGAGGGACAAGCCGAGCGCGAGCAACGCGCCAACGGTCATGTCGCCGCTGACGCCGGAGAACGCGTCGAAGTAGGCGATGCGCATGCGGTCATCGTAGCACGCGGGCAGCCGCGACCGGCAACCACGCGCGCAGTACCGAACTAGAACGGACGGGGGAACTCGCCGCTGTGCGACGTGTACTGCTTCATCTGGATGCGCATGGCCATCTCGCTCACGCGAAACACGCGCGCCATCTCGCGCACCACGGTGTCCGGATAGTCATGACGCAAGCGATAGGGCAGATGTTGATCCAGCATCCACAGCGGTACGAGTAACGCGGCCGCACCAAAATCCGCTTCGCGTTCGAGCAATGGACGCTGTCCTTCGACGTGCTCGGTGGTGCGACAGGCCGTCAGGTCTTGCAACTGCCCGCGCGCGAAGTGAAGTTCGGCGTGAATGATCTCATGCGCGAGGGTGAAGCGCAGGCGCGGGCGCGGATTATCTTTGCGCAGATGAATCGTCTTCTGCTCGCCGTCGGGGGTTAGGAACAACTGCCCATCGAGGCCGAGCGGCAACTCGACTTCAAACACCTTGTAGGAATCGTGCGCGCTCAGAAACGGCTCGAAATGAAACGGCGGGTGCCGAAAATCGACGCGACGGTGGATGTCATCAACGATAGCTTGCGCGGCATCGTAATGCGGCGTCGGACGAGCGGAGCGGGGACGCTTGGTGTTCGGCACGGGAGCCTCCTGAATTTTGGAAAGGGGCAGCTTGTACCATGCAGCAAACGTTGCCGCAACCGCTTTTGCGTCGAACCCTGCTGAACAGCCCCGGGGCTACACTTGCGGCGGCTGGGTCATGCGGCGGACGGCTACGTCGGCCAGAAAGAGCGCCATGGCCAGCGGGATGAGGAGATAGTCGAGCCCGTGGATCAGCTCGCGGGAGCCCGCTTTGCGGGCGACCAGTTCGCGCACCGTCGGATTCATAAGCCCGCCGGTGGCCTCAGTGATGCGAGTCAGCAACGCCGTGTCGGCGGTCGGCGCGTAGCGTTCCTCGTGCGCCGGCTCATCGGCACTCGGAATTGTCACCAGTGTCATGCGCT encodes:
- a CDS encoding PAS domain S-box protein encodes the protein MVLTPTAEPTENSVLRVVLADDSADDSRRTVAALHSEFPRLKVIQIGGAAAWAEVLAASAFDLVVTEYRLSWTTGLALLRDTKARRPHAPVVMVTEISSIAAAVAAMKAGFDDYVPKNDLGRLTTAVWESLDRARRRSEGSAAVAEFSRSEERYRTLLDLTSDYPFTLRVEPDGTLVRERFGRDTPIFGYAPEEFDARGGWASAMHPDDLPGVLALLDRLRSNEQAQTDARFVTKSGEVRWSRLVARPVWDAAQQRVVRIHGAAQDVTEQKQAEAALQVSQARYRAVSELTSDFAYSLRVEPDGNLVFDWATPAFSAITGYSVEEMRDSANWPRRLHPDDLPVALQHRARIFAGKPDVFEFRIVTSDGSQRWLRNYARPVWDEPAGRVVQVFGAAQDITDRKEAEEQLRHSHVLLRAISEGTTDAVFVKDLHGRYLLINFAGAQVLGVPVDTVIGKDDTAFFSPDTAREIMTRDRDVMFAGETQTYEEVGTIAGTTRTYLSTKGPYRDPSGNVIGLFGISRDISERKRAEEALRESEERFRAVAETAKSAIFIQGETFRYANPATEAITGYSQTEILKMNFWDVLHPDFREQVRILPFAQPPDEPRVRHSEIKISTKSGEARWLDAAGAIVEIGGQPAVLGIAFDISERVRATEALQASEERYRELVENAEDIIFSIDPTGQITSINQAVEGITGYTRAEAMAMNFVSAIAPDQLAHAQEAFLRQLQGNKTPAFELDLIGKHGQRITFEVTSSTQYRESVAVAIDGIARDITERRRGEAEKAALLEVARDISGTLDFSELLARVQRRTAQVLPCDAVITFSWDNAQQAERAISHCGMAPHSAADLDALTFGQPLFSDQERAAEALVINDIHAQPWVPVEICERFHITALIAAPLHMRDRQFGTLVAFSRSPGHAFSARQAELLDAIARQLAVAIEASELYEALEEEAAVSSALARVGQELIGSLDHGVLVDRLCRLTREVLGCDYSHAYLLHRNGEVFVPSGNAGDPMEQWDAFRVLHLPRTHLVKLLERIERDEVAQVVNDEPADLLLGERPSLFGVTVTMFLPLRHGGQIFGLLTAGYRGRLLPFSEQQQRTARGVAQLASVALTNAHLVEELARANRLKSDFVATMSHELRTPLNIIMGYHDLLLDGAFGPLAPEQASRLRRADYSARQLLELINATLDLSRLESGRVPLDLRETGLGDLLAEVDNELRELRQQKPSVQFVSHLAPELPSLQTDPLKLKVVVKNVIANALKFTPRGQVSLEAHARDGGVEINVADTGVGIAPESLGVIFEPFRQVDGSSTRRYGGVGLGLYVARRLVDMLGGTITVDSEVDRGSTFHIWVPTDTRSARQAETG
- a CDS encoding acyl-CoA dehydrogenase family protein, which encodes MIDFELSADIARSRDMIHMLAESAMRPISREYDEHEHDKPMEFFDMMWNASKMSPVSIGGDGKAAKKDGPATRSLGAAVTIEELSWGDAGLYLSIPNPGLGGAAVMAAGTPEQKERFLARFKEGAPKWGAMAITEPSCGSDSAAITTTAVRDGDQWVLNGTKIFCTSGYMAVEKSEGFVVVWATVDKSAGRGGIKAFVVDHHTSGMTVTGLEKKMGIRASDTATIVFEDCRIPLNNLLGTAEVKKTTEGFKGVMATFDSTRPIVAASALGIGRAALDYTREALAKEGVAIRYGAPAHTLTTIERDFMDMEANLQAARLLTWRACWMMDQGMQNNLEASMCKAKAGLAVTQVTQKAVELLGPIGYSRKILLEKWMRDAKINDIFEGTQQINLLIIARRILGYSSKELS
- a CDS encoding acyl-CoA dehydrogenase family protein, with protein sequence MVSFQPSEDQQLIRDTVASFAQEQIRPAAHEADETGAIPSALIQQGWGLGLVQSVIPEAHGGAGEPISAISGALVAEELAWGDLAIALHLLAPRLLLYPIILAGTPEQQQRILPAFGANQFRAATAAVMEPRFGFDLAQLSTTAQRSDGSFTLSGAKCFVPIGGSAEQVLVYARTSDGVASGFLVDKGAAGIVRIEREQNMGIKALETTEMDFDKCTVPAANQLACDFPALMNRSRVGLAALAVGVARAAFEYARDYAKDRKAFGVAIAQKQAIAFMLAEMAIEIDATRLLAWEAAWKIDRGEDATREAVLAKHYAASMVMKVTDNAVQVLGGHGYIREHPVELWARNGRGIATFEGLVMI
- a CDS encoding TetR/AcrR family transcriptional regulator produces the protein MQATAQSRGGESRRELLDVAIDCFARFGYQATSIDRIAREAGVTKGALYYHFKDKGELLFEAVKSRVGQWENRVVGEVRAVTSAAERLRQVAQVCLDHATKSNHRRMIITLMVEALDTNAPLSAEFRAMMQRFRTFLRTLVQSGQRHGEFRPNVDAAVAAEVYAGAVMGAEIQYYQDTKAISLQATLDAFIEQYLGWLAADSHSNHNHRRTRAAAPAKPRGRRS
- the bioF gene encoding 8-amino-7-oxononanoate synthase, producing the protein MTMRADDWIAAELARREAAGLRRALRWIESAQDAWVTLDDRRVLMLCSNNYLGLANHPAVVEAACAAARDQGFGAGASRLVSGSMRAHRELEERLAAFKGTEAAILFNSGYHANVGVIAALVGDGDLVCSDALNHASLIDGCRLSRAQLRVYGHCDLSQLESALRTPARRKLIVTDSVFSMDGDIAPLREIGALAERHSAMVMVDEAHATGVLGPSGAGAVELLGVKDAMTVQMGTLGKALGSFGAFVAGSRQLIDFLVNTARSLIYTTALPPPVVAAAAAALMVVETEPTRRARALANAAHLAAGVRALGFAVAAEGTPIVPVLIGDASETMRDCEQLLLDGVFVQGIRPPTVPVGTSRLRATTMATHRPDEIEGALAAFARVAGQRSVAHA
- the bioA gene encoding adenosylmethionine--8-amino-7-oxononanoate transaminase; translated protein: MTTFPEPTGFFELAEWDHKYLWHPFTQMRDWLAQEPLIIVRGEGNYLIDAQGRRYIDGVSSLWCNVHGHRKAELDTALHAQIDRIAHTTMLGLSNVPAIELARRLIAIAPAGLTRVFYSDAGATAVEIALKLAYQYWQLKGQPQRDTFVSLTESYHGDTLGAVSVGYSEAFHRYFKPLLFPCERLNPPHVFRWQRGASEPQALAMAVQEAAELFTDRGDHIAALIIEPMMQGAAGMWSQPQGYLAALRELTHKAGTLLICDEVATGFGRTGKMFAVEHDRISPDILCVGKGITGGYLPLAATLTSEEIFAAFLAPYQDFKTFFHGHTYTGNPLGCAVALANLELFDNERVIDRVASRSAQLAQILRSDFARLAHVGDIRQWGLMVGIELVRNVATRAPYDPADRVGARVVERARALGVILRPLGNVIVLMPPLSITAHELVTLCHVTRQAIDEVTR
- the bioD gene encoding dethiobiotin synthase — translated: MPSPNTILITGTDTGVGKTTVAAGLAAALRTQGTRVGVLKPAETGCALAVTGERIAIDAQRLAFFSGCDAADDLICPYRFRDPLAPRVAAEREGRTIDINVIATANEHLAATHDVVLVEGAGGLLVPLVDAFTFADLCRRLHGRLVVVVGNKLGAINHALLTLRHAQQVGLPLVGYVVNALTPTHDLAAETNVGLLHELLGPPLGVIPWLGAVNQTAADRERLARLFADRVDLNALR